Part of the Labrus bergylta chromosome 19, fLabBer1.1, whole genome shotgun sequence genome, TGGATCCAGAGCCAGATTTATACTGTACGTCATAAACTCTCCCCTCCCTGAAACATGATGTTTCTGTATAAAAGTGGAGGGAAAAATGATCTGCTTAGTTTACCAGAGGAGACTGGAAGCAGACCAGGTCACAGTGGGAGAACTTTCCCCGCACTAGAAAACATATCTGGCAGATTTCTGGgacattttcatttacatttctgCTGCATCTTTGTCTCCACTTGGCCTTCCATCAGGGACGATGATGGCTCGGGGATTTTACATATTGGCTTTGCTGGCTTTTGGACAGGTAACTACTTACAAAttcagaatatttaaaaaaaatgactctaCAAGAAAATCTGTTAATATACTTGTTCAAACTCACACATtcctaattaaataaaaaaatcaatcaatagaTAGACGGACAGTCTGTTGGTATCGTCATTGTGGATGAGTCAGTGCTGACTTGTGTCATTGTCCTGAAAAGGTCACTCAAGGTGTTCATGTAATTTAATATGTTGTATACACCCATcgaatgtgtcttttttttgggTTGCTACAAACTTTTGATAGAAAACTTCTAAATGTATCTGTTGCGCCAATAGTTTGAACTCTGTTTTTTAAGTGGTTTAATTAAGGGAAAAAATTGCTTGAGTGCGGATACAAatgtattaattttttttatcaaaaggACAAGATAACACAATACTTTAAAATaagtcaaaaacatgttttctataTTTCAATGATAAGACTCAAAGATTTTTAGACTGATGGGAATTGGAAACGTCTGTATTGTTGGTGTCTACAcaaaagtttttgtttgtaacactgatttaaataatttttcaTCTCGTTTCCCAATCAGGCTCTAGAAATGACTACTCATGTTGGTACTTCACCGGAAAAACTGACCAAAGCCTCTGATTCAAATAATGGATCACATAGTACTATGATCCCGCCTACAACAGCTTTCACACGGATTTCTACAGCTATGCCTATAACCATCACTAAAACTGTTTCTCCTCCAAACACCACAATCATTTTAACAACCAGCCCCACCCCCACTGCTGCCACCCAGACGAGTACCACTACCCTACTGACTAGCACCATGCCTGAAACTACTGCTCCAACGACCACTTCATCTGCAACCCCTTCCATTGCTACAAGTGGTACGACCTCCTCTATGCCGATAACTACATCCCCTCCGCCAAACAAGACTTCATCTGCAACCCCTTCCATTGCTACAGGTGTTACGACCTCCTCTATGCCGATGACTACATCCTCTTCCCCAACCAATGCttcgtctgcaccccctcccaaTATAACCTCCTCTACACCATTTCCTCCTACAAACTCTACAGCCAAGTCTACCACCCCAGACAGTGGAGGGTCAGGCGTCAGagcttctctgctgttttctgtcATGCCAGTGTTGCTCTACACTCTACTGCCACCGAGCAGTAACTGGtaaattttaactttttgaaattgTGTCTTCGGGTGAATGTTGAATAATAGTGAATGAAGGTGCACTCTAAAGATGGAACAGATTTAAGTTAAATTTAATGTGCACATTAATAAACTTCAGGTATTTGGAGGTCAATATAAAAAGTAATTCGAGCAGCACATACTTGGAATACTATACCCACAGAACTAATGAACATCACATCTCTGAAATCCTTTTCTAAATCTATAAAACAATTGCTATTAAACAATCAGACATGCTGCCATAATCTGGATTAATGTACTTTGTTTTTACTTGTAGTCTGTGCGCTTATGCTTCTTGTCTGttcttatactgtatatgcTCCTTTTCTGTGCATGgtgcttttgtctgtgtttaaatgctcatatatttaaatgtgctatatgttacacatttttattttatgtctgtgtgctgCTCTATCAATTGCTTCCATGTGTATGTGTTATCTTTTAACTAacacttgtgttgttttatttgttatgcttatgtgttcttgtgtctatgtttttgtgttgcatttTCCTGTatgctttttaatgttttcttaaatgtcatCAACCTGCCAGGGActgcagatgaaaattagcctgTATGGCTAAATCTGGCACATTTACATGTGGGACTTCGTTGCTCTTGTTAATTAATTTGCGTTGtcccttttaaataaagaaatctaaaaaaaaaattgaatgtaGCTCTGTCAATGTCAAGCATGAATTCTTTGTAGGAGCAGAAATCCTATCTTCTCAAGTCagtgttttaaagttatttaagacaaaaatatagttttttttaaaatggaaattcTTATACTATCAATTTATAATATAGTACAATGTTCAATTATATATTCAATTTGtagtatttaaaaaaggaggaaCAGTATTGTCGCAAAATGTGTAACTAATTAATAACATGAAGGGTgaaatgttgtttgttcatACATGGTGTTTTGAAACTGAATAATGTATGACTCATCATCATGTGGTGAATACAAaggtaataaaaaacaaataacttaaaCTGCACTCACAGAAAAACCCAACACAAGTTGCATATAAAGGATTTTTGAGGAAGTATACGCAAGGCGTGCATGAGtttgttaaacatttatttatattaatctTCAGATCGACAGATGGCCAGCAGAGCGTGTAGATAATCTCCTTTGAACTTGTTCTgtaggaaaaagaagaaattaacATGATTTGTAAATCAACAGGGATTTTCTCATTACATTTTATAATGTAAGGGGGGAAGAAACatattatgttatttatttcacagtttCATGAGAGTGACCCACCTGTAGAGTCGTGTAGAGAGACGTTCCTGTTAATTTATTGAAGGCAGCTCTGATACACAGCAGATCTTCCTCACAGTGAGACACCATAATCCCCTGCACTATAGGTGcctgaaaaaatgaaatggtttgttaagagttttttttttcaacctcaGAGTGAAACATGTCTGTTGGACAGTAGTTCACGCAGGTTTGCCTTTAAaggtagatttttttaaaccactcaCATTTGCACATGAGATTTCCTAGTTGTTGGCAAAAAGCAAAGGGAGTTATTACccatttgaaacatttcataatGCTTGTCAGACATTTAAAGGACCAGTGTTTAGAATTGagtgccatctagtggtaaAGTTGGATATTGGGATGAGATTTACATACAATCCACCTCTATTTACTTTACTTAGTAATTTCATTGCTGTGCCAGGAAAACAAGTCTTTCATAATTAGTAAACTATGTATATTAAACGTATATTTTTATTGTATGATATGTAAAGAATCAATTCAGCCATTCCTCAATCAGTCTTTTTTCAAGTTCCATAAATCATCAGAATAAAGGAAACATTTGATTACAGCATCTTACCTTCATAGTAGTTAGTCTTTTGGCGAGGTAGACGTAAGGGCCTTCAATGCACTGCACTGTTATTGCataggaaaacaaaaatcaggGACTCATCAACATGCACAATGCATATTAAAAAAACTGTCACACAGTATCAAGAACAGTATTTACCTAAAATTGATAAACCCAGTTGCACATCTCCAGTGAAGCGTTTCTCCACAGCCTGATCCACCATCAGTCCGCTCTCCAGCTCCAGCCCCATCAGCACTGACAGcgaaggacacatcggacacatTTCAATTTCAGTGATCCCCACGAACACAAGGACAAATAGGCATAATAAACCATGTCAGAAAAATGTGTCACAGCCTCACCTTTTTCAAGATGGCTTAAATCTCTAGAAGTCAGTATGTCGATCCACGGCCCCGGATCAGCTTTTTTCGCATTCAGTGACGCAAAGAGAGTctagaggaaaaaataaaaacaatactgtGACACTGACGGAGATTCTTAGAACAAAATGTCTTCTTTAAGAGTGAAGTGGTGTTCCTTCCTGCCTTTATACCAAGGCAACACAAATCAATGATGTAGAATGGCAAGAACATTTTAGGTGAAAAATGCATGTGTGCAAGAAAACATCTGAAGTACAGTTTAAACATTCTGCGGGCTGACTAAATGTTGTGAATCTACAGGATGTTCTCATGTTCAATTGTCTTTGGAAGATGCTTCCAGTCCACCTCCTCAAATTTCCTTCTAAACAGATTCAGATCTGGACAATCACAACCAAATATGGAGAAGTTTTgaagtccccatgaaatgaaaaatacaatttgcCTGTTTATAATCCAGCGCTCCTGtgttaaatgttcttttatctGCTATTATCTGCACATAACTGTGTTGTTCTCTTCCTGTAGcatgtttcaaatgtctgttGACACATCCTGCACTCAGGGACGACCAAATAAAGCTTTGCAGAAGAAGCTAACAATCCAATAAAGTAAATCCCAAtgttatgtcccgccttctatcttgtgattggttctgcTCCCTTTTAAGTTGGATATGCGTCACGACTCGGCAGTCAGATAGTCGCGCATTTCCGTTTTAAGGGGACTTTTTAAGGGGCTGTCGATGCATAAACTACCAAGATGGCTACCTCTGATGTGAAATGTTCTGAATCTGCTTTTGAATCATTGTTTAAGTACTTAAGAGTAATCTGTGTTTTTTACAATCATAGCTAATGTCGGCTGATGAAACATGTCATGCTGTGTattgaagcaaaaaaaaggattaGGAAAATTAAAATACCTCGACATCTCTTCGAACCACACCAGcaacttcttctttctgttaGGAGGCAGGAGAAGGACAACACTtaagacttaaaaacattttctgatatAGTTCTGCCTTTGACAGGGCAAATAACATatcacagtttaggatttttgggttggcacctggggtggccaatcagatttctagaggggggcccatgccacccctctggacacgcccctgcttgCTACACAAACAAGGTTAAGATGATAGTAAAGGAACTAAATACTCAAATTACATTTAGGAGAGCCAAAACAAGCTTAGCAAAGTCTCCACTGGTTTCTCCTTTCAGTTCCTTCTCCAGGTCCTTCTTAAACACTAAATTGGAAGATAAACATGACAGACACATGAGTTTATGAATTGCATTTAAATGTCCCCGACTATcaagcaaaaaaacatttctgtggcTCACATTGTTGGTATACAGCACTGATTTCTCGAAGGCGCTTGCCGGATCGTGTACAAAGAATCTCGAGCAGCGTTTCCTCATCAGTGCCTATACCCTGCAAAGAAaccagcacacacatacagtaaaggACTAAAACTGTATGATAAAATCCCAGCAACTCCTGCAAGGATTCAGGCATgggaacataaaaaaacactcacttAAAGCACTATTAATatgtaaagaaacacacaaacaactactTACAGCCATGGCCTGTTGCAGGCGATGAGCCTCGTACTGCAGAGGAGGCATCAGCAGCTCCAACAGTAAACTCTGCAGTTCTCCAGACAGAGCTTTCTTCACACCAGCTGACAGGTCCTGCAGAATAACATTAAACACTGAATGCATTTCATATCCTGCCATGCACATGCCATGGACATACAGAACacttaaagtttaaaatgaagaatcacgcctataaataaaaaaatctattgtatttgttgttactgtgtttgtttgtctcactCTATCAAAGCACAGTATAGGCAGATGGGCTGTTTAACATCAAACTGATCCTGCTCGAggttggggggggtggggggcagtACCAGCAGGGGAGAACAGCGCCGTGTTTGTGCAtgtctatctgtgtgtatgtgaagctcccacTGTGCTGTGCTCTCTCTTGAGCTGCCGCAAAGCCCTGTGACAATTTTAATTCACCGACTCAGACACCAACATTGTGCCgctgcagaatcaatatgaaaatCTTAAGGCGTAATGACGGCAGAACTTCATTATCCTTGCGAAATTGCACTGTGAAAAAAGCTTATGCTATAATTTCTTGCTACACCTGTTGCATGCTAACTGTCTGGGGACACTTACTAATAATTAATAGCATACTCCATAATGGGGCTATATGCTTTAATAGCATTGTGGAAAAGCCATGAATATGTGTTCCAGTGAAGATCACATGATTTAAAGGAATAATTAGGGGGGGGtaatggaaaatgaaaaacatcttttatttaaaaaaaaaacacttgtatgATTCCTGAGTATAAAGAGAGAGCAACTATCTGTTACTGTAAAGAGATTGTTGACTCTTTGATGACAAAATGGTGAAGAGGAGATAAGAGTTTGGTAGAATTTGTATTTCCAACATGAGGGGACAGAAAATCAACCCATTTGCCTGTTTTGTGATGTTGCTGATTTTAAATATCCCGACACAACCTCATACAAACTTTCAAAGAacatctctcctccctctctaaACAAAGGTGTGTTCAACTCTTTGAGACCAGTTTCAATAATATTTGATCTGCAAACACGGAGAATCACTtggagagcaaacacacacatttgcaacaTACAGTCATTACAACAACCTGTTCACATGAATATCATGTTTGAGTTTCTAAATGTCTCCAGCGGCAGAGGTGTGTAAGGTTGAGTTGATATATTAATCATCAGGTCAAggtttttttcaagttttttttttaccttttgtgTTATTTCTTCAAAGGTTTTGGCGATCTCTTGTCTCTGAGCGTTGTTCCGATTGGTTAAGATCCTCACCAGAGTGCCCTCGTCTGAGACATGGACACAATGTTAGGACACCAATTGTGAAACTGAATATTTGATAACAGGGCTGGGAATGATACTGAGAAACAGAGTAATGGTTTGTGTACAATGTTTGCCAATAACGCCCCCACCAGTCAAAAGCAGCAGAAGTATATACACCAACCTTTCTTCTCCAGAGCTGCCTGGATCTCGATGGCATCTCGGTCAGGATGGAAAATAGAAGAGGGTCGCACCGTTCCAAGGGTACCCCAACACATGTCCTGTTTGTAAATGGAGAGAAtacatttagacaaacatttaacatggCGCAGAGAGCTTCACATATAGAGTCCAcatcctctctgtttctatAGGAAATGTGCACATTGGGTGTCAGGGAGCAGAGGGAGGTGTGAAACAAGAACATATCATGAAAGATGAGCAAAGATACAAAGCAGTTTTCATCACGTTTGAATGCAAAGAATGTCAAATATTCCACTCTTCTTCTGACACTAAAGGAAGGGAGGGTTGGACGAGTAAAAGGCCATCTTAAGAATCACATAAAAGTCCACCAGTCTGAAATTAAGCTTCAAATTGTGAATCAACTTCACTGTCTTTACTTTCAAATCTGAGCCGAATAAGCATGATTTCACAATGCAGCATTCCAGTTGGCCTGAAGTCGTCACATGCAGTGAGGTTTGTAGATAACATTAGAAGGCATGCAGATAACCAGAGAACACTAAGCAAAGCAGATTACTTTATCTGCAGGTACAGTATGGCATCTTGGTAAATAGAGTCATAATGAAACAGTGGAGAGACGACAGAGTGCGGGGAACGTCTACTCACATACGATCTGAAGTAGTCAGGgtccattgttttgttttaactgaAAGAAAGGACATGACAAATGGGATAAATATGATATAGTTTCATTCACAGGCATGGAGAGAGTATGAAAGTAATTATATTTGAAGTGAATAGCAGGAAAGAGAAGCTACAGTTTGGATGAATCAATCGCTGGATTAGAATTTCAGTCATTAATCTTGTTGCTGAGTTAACAAAAACTTCTCTGTTATCTCTTAGAGACTAAAAATGCTCACACAGAATGACCCAAATGCAACATTTTTCTagctttatttgatttctcttacCTGTAACAGAATGCTGGCTTCAGCTGTAGGAAGGTGTGGAGGTGTagtggagctttttttttttttttacaaccccTTTCATAATCAGCCCAGTGTCTCAGTCCGTCCCACCCTTTAATACAGCCACGCCTGCTGAAGTTCAATAAactgacagctgaccaatcgCTGCTTTGACACACCATTGCCTTTGTAGTATCGCCATGACAACCCACTTCTGAACTACTCACATTCCTGCCAAAGAAAGAATCCAGACaatcaagtttttttattttttacagctgATCCGGAAAGCGACCGCTGGATTTAGATTTTGTGGTTGATTGTAGAAAATATGAATGATCAAGTGTTTTCAGGTTTTCAAGATAGaccattgtcttttttttttttttttttacatatttccaGCAAGATGGAGCAGATATCTGATCAACAAGTCACATCTCTGTGAGTATCAGGCTGACTGGTTTTCAGGGTCAGAGTGGAGTGCTCATGCTCATGTATAACCTGATGGTGCTTTAGCCACTAAACCTGAAAATTAGATTGTGTCACGAGAGCTAACAAAAGGGCTTTTCAGCACCTGCGTTTGTGTCGGCAGTGATAACAATCTGATACTCAGGAAACCCTCATCCGCCCTTTTCCCTTCAGtcaggagagtgagagagagagagagagacgcaggCAGAGGTATCACATTCACTTTAAGATGACATAGGCACACATAAACAGGCCATTCAAACGATAgtgttttaatgaataaataatgcaGAGCTAAAAGAAATATGAGACCAGTGTGTTTAGTACAAACACAGCAGAACTACTGTACAGCAACAGGGCATTTTATGAAGACAATAGAGCCTATACAGTAAGGGCTTAGTGAGGAAATTTCCGCTGTCTGATGTGAAACGGATGTAAAAAGAAATTACGAGAAATTTCAGCCAAAACACAAatacttaaaggctttctatgtgatttttcacttaaatataatagaaatcaagtatatccaagtataacacccgagtcccactgtctgtgatgttttcagagttttcagagtcctatcttcagtttgtttacattgccaggacggcggctgactcctcccctcgtgtataaaagttgtttaattgagggactagagaaaagaagaataacatactgtactcactgcttaactgtgtttctagatcacgctcatttcaggtaaatttacatgcagtgtgaagatacgagcataataaagatagctagcattagcatgctaacacaacaatgcagcgcaagttgttttggtttggtttcatataaagcctttaaagaggctaaaacagcagctgaaatcAAAGCGCTGAAATGAGTTTAATGGGTGTTACCACTCAGTGTCCTTATAGGGGGGGATggtaaaaaatagaaaatcagCCGACGCTAAACTGTTGAAGGTTTCCTGATTTGCTGATTTAAGACCAAGCTGTTGAACCAGCAGTCAAAGAGAAAGCGATGAAAGCAGTGACATTTTGAGTGAATGTGTAACCACCAAGATCAAAACTTTTAAATTCtatgtttattttcaaaatctgaaAGCATTTCAGTTGTTATTGATCTCTAGAGTGAGGGATGGAATTGTAACCgcaagagataaaagcaaagtGTTATAATATGAGTGTTATAATAAGAGGAAAACAGTTAAAGCATCAATATGTAGGAATGTGATTTGGTGCACTTTTAGCGCCCTCTGAAGGTCTCAGGGTGCAACTGTGAGGCTACGCCTTGCCTTCAGGCAGTGTGCATTTTTcatctatttcagccctgctcagaacaggcgatttctgtgtctgtacctttaaatgcaaatgagctgtgtttgaccacgccccctctctggaaggggatgtggctcaGGCTTGCTCGCTCCATGCCcgattgtttatggtgagaaggcagactcagagggcagaacaaacactatagctgtgggagtgtcacccacccggggggaggggttactgccctttgtgatgtcatgaagggaaaatctccaaacggccagtttgagcacacattttcggaaaagtggagcaggcaaaaaacagagaggaaggacttttctcatcattggagtgtttgtagacagactagggacacatactagtgttagaaaaacatggtgaagtgtattttgcataatatgtgacctaaATTTGAATTCAAATTACCCCCCAAAAATCTGGATAAATGCTTCAAGTGAGTgaacaagaaacagaaacagttaAACATGAAAGACAAATATCAGCGATGAATGACAAATATATCTGCATGGTtttatattatgttttttatttatttaacacttTAAAACCACTCCCTAttacatgacatttttacatAATAATTTCTTTCGTATCAAATATTAACAGGCAACATTAAATTCTGTGTAACATGTGACTCATAACAAGAATACGTCAAGAAGTAGAAAGAGtaaaagagcacacacacacaacccatTTTTATAATTGCAACATTTCCCTCTTAACATTAGTTCATACAGTACGGTACAAAGCAGACCTTTCAAATATATATTCTCTTGCACACTTCCCTTTCATGTGGCTTCAGAAGCATTTgtaataacacatttttatttaaaggcataTTGTAGCCGCTTGCTGCTGCTCCACGATGTCCACAGGAAACGATAACTTGGTTTGCTTCagtataaaaataaagtgaGGAACGCACTCATGACTAAGGGCTTCTACAGTTGGGAGAATTTACATGAGCGGGGGAATCAAACAAAGAGAGTCATTATAGTTTGAATACCCAAATAGTGACAGTGATAACTCCAGATAAAGGTCAGAGTCAAATACAAAGCCCCAGTTActacatacaaaataaaaggtttATATACAGCAGTTCAATAACTAATACTTTCATTCTTGCTTTCAACCTCTTGTGGTGAACCCGGCCACTGACCCAGGTCAAGGCAATGACAGCTTCCTGATTTTTCAGACTTTGAGaaaatggaattaaaaaaaaaaaaagtaaaaaacactttcaaggCACTGAAATTATTTACATCAAAAGGCAGCGAAAGTGTTAGTCCCAGAGCCTTGAgggagttttattttgaaaagctaaCGTGATGTGGATGAACTGCTGAGGGAAGCTTCGTCGTggggacagaaacaaaaagacgTTGATGTTCAGAGCAGGTTACAGCAGATCGATCTCCCACTGCTGGCTCGGCCTCTCCTCGCTCTCCGGCATGATCACCACATGGTCCTTGTCGTACGTTTTACCtcctggagaaaaagaaaaatgtgtcttgttGAAAAGTTTTCTTCACATGGT contains:
- the anxa14 gene encoding annexin A2; this translates as MDPDYFRSYDMCWGTLGTVRPSSIFHPDRDAIEIQAALEKKDEGTLVRILTNRNNAQRQEIAKTFEEITQKDLSAGVKKALSGELQSLLLELLMPPLQYEAHRLQQAMAGIGTDEETLLEILCTRSGKRLREISAVYQQLFKKDLEKELKGETSGDFAKLVLALLNKEEVAGVVRRDVETLFASLNAKKADPGPWIDILTSRDLSHLEKVLMGLELESGLMVDQAVEKRFTGDVQLGLSILVQCIEGPYVYLAKRLTTMKAPIVQGIMVSHCEEDLLCIRAAFNKLTGTSLYTTLQNKFKGDYLHALLAICRSED